A window of Candidatus Nitrospira allomarina genomic DNA:
CACGATGGGTGTATAAGCGGTGGCCGATGTAAGTTTGATTCCGGACCTATTGGGCCCAATCGAACTTTCACGGTCAATCATTTATCTCCAGGTTATTATCCCTACCACTGTTTATTTCATCCCATCATGCGAGGAACCTTAGTGGTGCTAGAATCCACTAGCCCCAGAGAAACCTGATCCGGCGTTTTTCGCCAATTATGCTTTGAATTTTTCCCGCGCCTGCGATTCTTTTTTGACCGTGTTCATACCAATGTGTCACCCCTCGGTTAGCAACTATAAATAATAGATGGTTCTTCTGGAATTAGCCGTGAGTAAGGATAATACCGAGGGCGACCACAACACCGCCCCCCATGGCTGCCAGACTGTAAGGACGATCTTCCCGTTCGGCTAAGGGCAGAAGATGCGTGGCTCCCACATACACAAACGCCCCGGCTGAAATCGCCAGCATCGCGCCCAGGACGGTCTCATTGATCTGATGGATCATGGGAATGGCCAACAATGTTCCAATCGGTGTGGTCAGGGCCGCAGCCAGAAAGGCAAACAGCCATGACTTTTGTGGAGTGAACCCGCTACGAAGTAACAATACATAGGTGACAATCCCTTCAGGAAACTCATGCAAGACCATACCAATCCCCGCTAACGTTCCGGTTAAGACGCTGACGCTAAACGTGATGGCATACACGACCCCATCCAAGGTCGAATGCAGGCCGATACCGAGCAAGGGAATTAGTCCAATGGCTGTGTCGGGAGTGCTATCGCAGACATAGGCATGAATGAACCGGTTGATTAAATGAAAGGCCAGATAGCCTGCCAACAAATACACGGGCGCCTGCTCATTCATGTGGAAGGCATGAGGAATAATATGGAGAAAGGCTACTGAGATCAGCACACCTGCTGCGAAACAGGAAAAATACGTGGCATTGTATTGCCCCCATGTTCCAAACCGGCGAATGACATAGAGGCCTGTGGTGGTGACTCCGGCCGCGAGGAGACTGGCCAGGATGGCATAACCGTAATGGGCATTCGTCATGAATTCGGGTCGCTTCTGGAATGGTTGTGAAAAGATACCTGCCAACACCCAGCAGGCATGATAAATTAAGGCAAGAATTCTAGTCGTTACCCGGAAGAGAAACAATAATTATTGCACAAATTTGCATTAATCCTGCAAACGAAAGACTTGATGGCATTTCACGCAAGCATGGATGGTCTGCTCGAGATAAGGGAGGATCTGCTTGAGGTCCTTGGTCGGGATCACTGCGCCCAGCTCTTCCGCAGCTTGATGATGGGCCATCGCCAACTCATGGTATTCCGGCGGGAAAATGGCACCTTGCTCACGTTGCATGGCCACATGGTGTTTCGGAAAGCCCAGTTCCTCATTTGTCAGGGTAGACGCCCCGGCAAAATCTTCTCGCCCTAATGCGCCAACGATGTCATCAATGGCTTGGAGATGCTCTCGCATGGTCAATTTCAGCCCCTCTTTTGCAGCCGGAGGGAGATCCAACGTCATGAGCTTCTTTCCCGACATCTTCGGCATAGCAGGTTCCCCTGTGTGTGAGATATGGTGATCCATCTCGGAACTTGAAAGACCAACGCTCACGCCCCAGAGCACCATGATGACTATTCCAGCGCAGACATTCAGCCGCTCTAAGATTCTATCCCTTTTCATATATTGGCACTCTCAGTGGATCGAAACCTTTCGATTGAACGAAGTGATGGGGCGAGTTCTGCTTCATGCTTTCTCCCCATCCAGGCCTCCATATTGATAGCCAGTTTAATCATGAATGGGGTTTTATTGTTGCGATTCTAAGGCTTATTTCAGGAGAGAGTTCATTATCCTGCCAACCATTTTTTACGGTTTCAAGGAACGGAGGTAGGCAAAGAGATCACTGAATTGATCTTCCTTCATCGCTTCCTTAAAACCCGCCATAGCTGTGCCTGATCTTCCATTCATGATCACCTAAGTTCGGAGTCTGACTTGGACTGAGTTTCCTCACTGGTCAAATTGGCGGGAGGAGGGTTTAAGTATCCACCCAATTCTCCATCACCTTTCCCGTTTAACCCATGACATGACTGCAGGATGCCGATTCAACGTTTTGCCTTTTTCGGTGTCCCGCCTTCGGCGACAGCAAGACCGGCCATCATGATTCCTATTACGACCCTACCAGCAGGATGAAACGATCATTTTTCTGGTTTCCAGATTTCACCCTCTCTACCCCCTGATCATCTCTTATTCCCCTCCTCTAGAATCCGTGTCATAGGTGTGACCGCATACGTTTTCTGTCTATTAGCGATACATCATCATGTCCCGACCTGAGTGCCGTCCGCCTCCCTGACGACCTCCACCTCCGCCATGGGATCCTCCAGAAAAACTTTGTTCATACTGCATCACGGTCCAAATCTCTTCATCCGATAACATCCCACCAAAGGGAATCATCCCGGTCCCCGGGGATCCATATTTGATCACCCAAAAAATCTCTCCTTCAGACCGATGTCTCCAAAATCCATGTGACCGGAATACACGAGGCGGTGGGTTGAGAGTCGAAGCCCCCGGGCCATCGCCGCGTCCACTCACCCCATGACAATTGACGCATGTGCCCTTGCCCTCATAGATCATCTTGCCTTTTTCGACGGTTTCCGGTGAGGGCGGCAACGGGCTCTGCAAGGCTCTGGCTTCATCCAGCTTGTCGGCGGGGACACGGGACATCATCATCTGTTGATGCCCATGTTGTTGTGCCAACAGCGGCGATCCACTCACCGCCAGCGCCAAAATAAGTCCACTTGTCCACTGAAATATCTGTCTCATCACTCCTCCTTGCGTCTTCCCTTCATTGAATGCTTGCAGTCCCATCATGGGATATGACCACTTCATTTCCTTGAACTAGGCGTCACGCCAAAGACGTTCCACTTACATTGAGGTTACCGGCTCAATAATTCCACAGGCATCGCGAGCCCCACCGGCACATCCAGGATTGAGTTCGCTATCCTGATCGCAATAAAGATCTTCATTGGTGTGGATGATGAATGAACTGCCATCTTCATCAAACAGGCTTAACCGGCCATCCGATAACGCAACCCTGGTGGTTACCGCATGCAGTTTCCCCACCCCGTTGACTACCGTGATATTGACCAAATCCCCCATGTGGAAGGGATGATTGAAGTCCGGCGCGTCAGGTGTGGACTTGCCAAAAGGCCCGGGATCATGATGGCCTTTCGCAGCCCCACACGGCTGACAACTGGCAACCTCATGAATATGAACCGCATGCTTCCCATCCGTTAATCCCTTCACCTCCATCTGGACATACAGTTTTTTGACGCCTTCTTCAGATTCAAATTCTTTGAGAGTGGCGGTTCCCGTAATGGCCGGATCCGTGCATCCTTGAATGGTCGCCTTGGCGGTTTTAGAAATTTCGTGGTTTCCGTAATGACTACATCCCCCAACTACCGCCAACAGAAAAGCCGCAAACCCGACCATCCGACTTGTTCTGAATTGTTGTTCCCGCATGATGTCCCTCCAATGTATTTATGAATAAGATCTGTAGATGAAATCCTTTCACCCGACTGCGTGTGTTCTTAGGAACATAGATGGCAATCCTTATGTGCCTCCGAAAGTACGGAGATAGGCGATGATCTGCCAGGCCTCCTTGTCCGTAATATACTGCGGCATGTACGCCACCATATCGGTTCCATGACTCCCATGAATTAGAATCCAGAACAGTTCCCCATCACTTCTGGCTGCCTGCCAGGCCGCATCCGCAAAATTGGTTGGCATTTTGATATCAGGAGGAAAGGTTCGACCCGCGGTTGGTGCCCCTGTCCCCTCCCAGCCATGGCAAAAGGCACACCAGCCTTTGCCTTCATAGAGTGTTTTACCGCTCGCAATAAATTCCTCGGTGGGAGTGAAGGGATTCGTAAAAGACAAAGCCTGTTCCATGCGATCGGATGGGACTCGTGGCTGAAGATCTCCGGCACTGCCCGCCCAAGCCGAGGCACAGGCGAAAGAAACCGTGGCAACAATGATCCAGACTCTCGATTGCATCTTTTGCCTTAATATTTGCATCAGGATTGTCTCCTTGGTTCGTGATATAGACTCGCCCTTATCCTGTCTTTGAAGGTTATTCCAAATTACATGCCAATGTTAAAGTGGGGTTTTTCTACTGTTTTCAGTTTTCAATCATGGAAGTGAGGCAGTTTGCCTCACTCCTTAGAGTACCCAGATGGACAAATTTCCCCAAACCAGTGTCGTGTGGTGTGAGTTCGCAATCCGTATGAAACTGAGACGGAACATCCAACCATGTTCTTTTTTTTAAGGACGCGATTTGGCTTTACAGGCCGAACCTATTACAGGAAGGGCTAGTCCCCTAGAAACGAAAGCAAAACCAGAGAAGGCAGGAGCCCCGTGTTGATGGAAGGGTGAGAAATGTTGATGGATAGCAGAATGACTGAGGATAATTGTGGTATCTAGCTGTAAGACCCCGGAGAATGAGTCGATACGGGCTTGATCATGCTAAGACCAAGCCTTTGCTGATGTTGAAGGAAGCAGAGACGGAAGTTCTTACAACAATTTTCCGTCGGATTCGTCCTTAGGCGCATCTAAGGCTTGGAGTTCCAGCCCTTCAATTTCCTGCAACGTTTTCCCGGCGATGCCTTGCAGGTCCCCGTACATGCCCACGGTCGCCATCATCACCCGATCGATTTGCTCTTCACGTTTAGCCCATTGCTTCATAATGACTTTCCGCTCTTTATCAAGATCCTCCTTCATCGAGGAGAACCCTTCGACGATCGCTTGAACCCGTTGCCGGAAGCGCGGACCCATTAAATACTGATAGACCATTTCCATTTTGGTTTGCTGCCCTTCCGAGGCCTGCCTGGCGCAAGCCACCTCCATGAGCGTATTACGCATGGCAATAGCCAGGGGAAGGGCAACTTTGGGATGAGTGACCCAGACGCCGTCGATGAATTCGAATGTGTCCACTTCTTTGGGTAGGGCCTGACTGACGATGATCGCAATTTCAGCTTTGGCCTGCCGCTGATCCTCACGTAACTTGATGAGCCAGACATCACTCCAGTTCTTGGTTCGCTTCGATTCCCACAAGATGGTTCCGCAGGCTTGGCCGAAGGAGCTGGCAACCCGGTGCAGCACATCGCCGCCATGCTCGCCTTTGGCCACAGGTGAAATCTGATCCAGGGGGAATTTCGAGGTGAGCATGGCTTCGAGTTCGAGCTCTTGGACTTCGCCCTGAAGTTGTTGAGACCCCTGTTCAGCACGACGCTTGAGTTCTTCAATTTGTTTTTGCATGGAAGCAATGGTCTGCTCTTTCTCCATGACTTTAAATTTGAGCCCTTCTTCGGCTTCTTTTTTGGCCTGATCCCGGGTGACAGTAAGTCCCTCCTGGACGCGCTTTTCTATAGTGAGATCCAATTCGCGTTTGGCGTCATCCAGTTCCCGTTGCTTACGGAGCAGATCGGCTTGAACTTTTTGTGCTTCCGCAAGCTTTTCATCCTTTTGTTTAAGTATTTCTTGAATCTCACGTATTTCTTTAGATTTCTGGTCGAGATCATTGGAGAGCGCCAGTCTGGCCTTTCTCGCTTCTTCCGCCACAATTTTGCTGCGTTCGAGTTTTAGTTTGTCAGCCACCTGCTCTTCGAACCGCTCCTGAGATTTGGCAAGCGAGGCTTCGCGCTCACGCAAGGCCGCATCCCGTTTGACGGCATCAGCATCTTTTTGAGCAAGTCGTTGCTCGAAGTCTCGCTTGGTGGCTTCGAGAAGAGGCGCAGCGAGCGACTCGGTCAGTTTAATTTCCGTTTTGCACTGTGGACAGATGATCGTGGGTTCAGTCATAGAATTTCTTTTTGCTCTTCACTTTAATAATAGAAATATCTTCCGTCGGGATAGGATCTGAATACTCCCAAGGATTATTTGGCCACGATTTTATCCAAACGGGCCTCGACCTGCCGAAACAATTCCAACGCAAATTGATCACGATGAGAACCCGAACATTCCCCGTAGGCTTTCGGAGAGGCGAAACGCGGGCGATCCAGCCGAAAGATTTGCGTCTGGAGTAAACCTTTCAGATCATGCCGTTCCAAATCGATTGGTTGCAACATTACCGGAATAACGGATCGACCTCCACTCTTCACAAACTTGGGAAGTTCGTGATCCTGAATATATTGGGAACCAAGCAACGCAGGGCTGATCAGGACCAATCCCACGTCGCACTCTCCCAAGGCGTGTTGAATTTCTTCGTGCCATTTTTCGCCTACCAGGATATCGCTATCCCGCCAGAAGGTATAGTGATACTGTTTGGAGGGCGCGGCCTGCTCTTTAAATTTTTTTAAAAATCGAGTCGCCAGATCACGATTGGCGCGGGCATAGGACACAAACACGGTAATGTTCTTTTTCATACTCGTGTAAGCAGGGGCGGACGATTTGTCGAACCATCCTAGCCAACACATGCCACAATGTACAGGTCAGGGTCCTTCTGATTGCTCCCTCTTCACTTACGGACTTTTTTTATGCCAGGATTGAGGCTTTTCCCACCATCTCAGTTGGCCTTTGAATGACACGGAAGATTCTCCTAATCGGCAATTCTGATGGAATCGGAGCAGCAGTAACCAATGCGCTTTTCGCTCGTGGTGAACATGTCGTCGGACTTTCGAGAAGTCCCAGTCCACTTGGTCCGGATGGCCCACGGCATATCGTACAGGATATCGCCACTCCCGAGTATCCGCAGGTTCTACAAACTCTTCTTGCCGAAGAAGGGCATTTTGACGCCTGCATATTTTGCGCGGCCATTGGTTCGAGATTGACATTTCCTGACCTCTCACAGGAAGCCCGCGTCGTTGACGTGAATTTCACCTCGATGGTGCGAACCCTGGCCGCCCTCGCGCCAGGCTGGCTTGAACGAGGCCAGGGGCACTTCATCGGCCAATCAAGTCTCGCCGATGATTTTTACAACGCCGACTCCCCTTCCTATACGGCATCGAAGGCCGGCTTTAGTAATTATTTAGTCTCCATGGGATTAAAGCTCCGATCGCATGGCGTGTACGTCACCAATATTCGCTTTGGGTTTGTGGATACGAAGCTGCCTAAGGCGTCCTGGAAGCCACTGATGATGACCGCCGATCAGGCCGCGGCCCATGTCCTACGATGCTTGGAAACAAAACCCATGCAACTGAGCGTTCCCAAATTAGCAGGCCTCGCCATTCACGGTGTCCGTTGGATGCAGTCAATTCGACTATGGTGGTCCTAAAAACGGTTTAAACAATTGGCAACATTTGATACAGTTGTGAACTTCAGATTACCTGTCCCTTCGCCTCTTGGCCCTCTGTGCTCACACTTTCCTGAAAGGAGCCTTTCCTGATGACCGGAACACACCATTCCGACCCTACTCATGCGGAAATCATTCGCCACTTGGGCCCACTCACTTCTCTAGCCGGGACCTGGGAAGGCGATAGGGGTGTCGATATCGCACCGGCCAAAGAGGGTAGCCACGAAACTCATTATCGGGAACGATTGCAGTTTGACCCAATCGGGCCTGTTGTCAATGGCTCGCAAGTGCTCTATGGTCTCCGTTACTCGACTGTGGCCTGGCCATTAATTCAGGAACAGCCGTTTCACAAAGAAGTCGGATATTGGTTGTGGGATGCAGCCGGTCAACAGGTGATGCAGTGTTTTATGTCCCTCGAGGCGTCCTGGTGAATGCAGGTAGGACTTCGGAGACTGATGCAAAAGAATTTCACATGGCTGCTGAGGCGGGGAACGGGGTGTATGGAATTCTCTCCAATCCCTATCTGGATCAGGCTGCGAAAACGGAGCGATATAAATTATCAGTCACCATTCACGAAACGTGGAAGTTCAGTTATAAGGAAGATACGCAATTACAAATTGCAGGACGCCCTGGGGTGCTTCACCACACAGATCAAAACACTCTGACACGAGTGTAAAATCCTCTACCCTTACGATTGTGAACAAATGGTATTTTTGCCGCTTCTCAAGAGAGACATACTTTGTGACCGGCATTACGTCGTTTAATTTTAACACCTGCTCCCCACCCCATTCCCATTAATTATTTCCACACTACCAGAAGGCCTTTCTTCAAGACGTGTTATGCGACCAGGTCTTTTCCTTTGGACATAATCCCGGTTCTTCTCACAAAATTATCCCTACTGTCCGAACCCATTCGTTCATTACCATTCAAATAATTCATCGTCTCTTTTCAATATTCCAGAAAATGGCCTGTTCTGGATTGCCTTTCCACCAACTCCCAAGGGAAGGAAGAAGGGCGTGAATAGACAATATTTTTAATTCATTTACCCACGTGACTAATGAAGGAGTCTGTCAATGAAACGATATGGAATTATTACAGCCATGTTTCTTCTACTCAGTACCACATTTGCCACATATGTGATGGCTCAAGACAAAAAAGTGGAAACCAATGATTTTTGTCAACAACATCCGCATCTGTGGGACAGTGAAGGGAGAATCACCTTAGAGGGGCATAAGATGTTATATCTTCAGCAACCCGACTGGTGGTTTGATTCAAAAAGTAAAAAGTGGAGAGAATGGCCCTCACAGAAACCACAGTGGTCTCTCGAGGAACATCACAATCTGAACACTGATGGACCGGACTGGTGGTATGATTCCCAAAACAACGTATGGAAAGAATGGCCAAACAATCACCACGAAACCTTAGAATGCCATAAAAAAATCTATTTAAGTGGGCCCCAATGGTGGTTTGATTCAAAAACTAAGGAATGGAAACCGTGGCCAAAATAATCCGTGGATGCTGACCATCGAGTAAGTTGCTTAAGACTTTTCATCACATTTATCTGGGCAGCCCGATTTGGTAATGGCTCACACCATTGCTCATTTCGGGCAGTCTACTTAAAAGAAATAGCCAGAAAATTACGCCTCCATCTGAGATCCCATGATGGTCCATACCCATGCCCTGTACTTCAGGCTCCCCATCTGGTCAAAAACCCCTTCTCTTCAATTCCAAAACGCCTCCAAAGCAGGAGATGGTAAACGATTTTAAACCGGATCAAATAATGCTTGGTCCCATCTCATTTGTTCTCCCAGTCCTTCACCCACACGTCACCCGTCCCGATGGAATAGACCCATCCATGCAGGCGCAAATTTCCCCGACGCAATCCTGTTGCAACCGCCGGATGCGTCTTCAGATGATCGAGTTGAACCAACACATTTTCCCTTATGGCAGCGGCAAATTCATCTCCCTGCAAATGCGTGTATAGATTTTTCATAATTCGCATTGTGGTCTCGGCATGTTGCAGCCACGCTTTGACAGCAGGAAGCTCCTGAAGTTTCTCCTGATGCAACAAGGCTCCCATCGCACCGCAATCCGTATGTCCACAAACGATATTTTTTTTACTTGAAGGACGGAGATCCCGTATTCAATAGAGGCGGTGCTTCCCCCGATGGCCGCACCATAGGTCGGAATTAAATTCCCCGTATTTCGAATAATAAACAAATCCCCCGGTTCGGTTTGGGTGAGCAAGCTAGGATCAATCCGTGAATCCGAGCAGGTCACAAATACGGCTCTTGGCTTTTGATGACCGGACAACCCCGCAAAGAGCTATTTCTTTTTTAAAAAACACCTCTTCCTGAAATCTATTCAACCCTTTCAATAATTTTTCCATTTGCTCTCCCTGCTAAACAATTGCTCTTGTTTTCTTTTGTCGACCATTGGCCTTTCACGGGCTGGCTGGGTTACATTGAATTGACCATTGATCAAACCCAAGGCTGCTTCTTGCTTGTTCCCGTGTATCCATTTTAGACGACAAGAGAGATGTAGTCCTCTTT
This region includes:
- a CDS encoding ZIP family metal transporter, whose translation is MTNAHYGYAILASLLAAGVTTTGLYVIRRFGTWGQYNATYFSCFAAGVLISVAFLHIIPHAFHMNEQAPVYLLAGYLAFHLINRFIHAYVCDSTPDTAIGLIPLLGIGLHSTLDGVVYAITFSVSVLTGTLAGIGMVLHEFPEGIVTYVLLLRSGFTPQKSWLFAFLAAALTTPIGTLLAIPMIHQINETVLGAMLAISAGAFVYVGATHLLPLAEREDRPYSLAAMGGGVVVALGIILTHG
- a CDS encoding c-type cytochrome, coding for MRQIFQWTSGLILALAVSGSPLLAQQHGHQQMMMSRVPADKLDEARALQSPLPPSPETVEKGKMIYEGKGTCVNCHGVSGRGDGPGASTLNPPPRVFRSHGFWRHRSEGEIFWVIKYGSPGTGMIPFGGMLSDEEIWTVMQYEQSFSGGSHGGGGGRQGGGRHSGRDMMMYR
- a CDS encoding superoxide dismutase family protein, yielding MREQQFRTSRMVGFAAFLLAVVGGCSHYGNHEISKTAKATIQGCTDPAITGTATLKEFESEEGVKKLYVQMEVKGLTDGKHAVHIHEVASCQPCGAAKGHHDPGPFGKSTPDAPDFNHPFHMGDLVNITVVNGVGKLHAVTTRVALSDGRLSLFDEDGSSFIIHTNEDLYCDQDSELNPGCAGGARDACGIIEPVTSM
- a CDS encoding c-type cytochrome, whose product is MQILRQKMQSRVWIIVATVSFACASAWAGSAGDLQPRVPSDRMEQALSFTNPFTPTEEFIASGKTLYEGKGWCAFCHGWEGTGAPTAGRTFPPDIKMPTNFADAAWQAARSDGELFWILIHGSHGTDMVAYMPQYITDKEAWQIIAYLRTFGGT
- a CDS encoding DUF2130 domain-containing protein, coding for MTEPTIICPQCKTEIKLTESLAAPLLEATKRDFEQRLAQKDADAVKRDAALREREASLAKSQERFEEQVADKLKLERSKIVAEEARKARLALSNDLDQKSKEIREIQEILKQKDEKLAEAQKVQADLLRKQRELDDAKRELDLTIEKRVQEGLTVTRDQAKKEAEEGLKFKVMEKEQTIASMQKQIEELKRRAEQGSQQLQGEVQELELEAMLTSKFPLDQISPVAKGEHGGDVLHRVASSFGQACGTILWESKRTKNWSDVWLIKLREDQRQAKAEIAIIVSQALPKEVDTFEFIDGVWVTHPKVALPLAIAMRNTLMEVACARQASEGQQTKMEMVYQYLMGPRFRQRVQAIVEGFSSMKEDLDKERKVIMKQWAKREEQIDRVMMATVGMYGDLQGIAGKTLQEIEGLELQALDAPKDESDGKLL
- a CDS encoding toll/interleukin-1 receptor domain-containing protein; the encoded protein is MKKNITVFVSYARANRDLATRFLKKFKEQAAPSKQYHYTFWRDSDILVGEKWHEEIQHALGECDVGLVLISPALLGSQYIQDHELPKFVKSGGRSVIPVMLQPIDLERHDLKGLLQTQIFRLDRPRFASPKAYGECSGSHRDQFALELFRQVEARLDKIVAK
- a CDS encoding SDR family NAD(P)-dependent oxidoreductase; protein product: MTRKILLIGNSDGIGAAVTNALFARGEHVVGLSRSPSPLGPDGPRHIVQDIATPEYPQVLQTLLAEEGHFDACIFCAAIGSRLTFPDLSQEARVVDVNFTSMVRTLAALAPGWLERGQGHFIGQSSLADDFYNADSPSYTASKAGFSNYLVSMGLKLRSHGVYVTNIRFGFVDTKLPKASWKPLMMTADQAAAHVLRCLETKPMQLSVPKLAGLAIHGVRWMQSIRLWWS
- a CDS encoding heme-binding beta-barrel domain-containing protein — encoded protein: MTGTHHSDPTHAEIIRHLGPLTSLAGTWEGDRGVDIAPAKEGSHETHYRERLQFDPIGPVVNGSQVLYGLRYSTVAWPLIQEQPFHKEVGYWLWDAAGQQVMQCFMSLEASW